A part of Pseudomonas sp. MYb118 genomic DNA contains:
- a CDS encoding GPW/gp25 family protein: MIGMDRHTGQPISGIEHLRQSMADVLSTSLGSRRHRPEYGSKLRSYVDMPVNEGWKSSVQAEAVRALQRWESRLKLERVRVLSVLGGKVELSLAGEYLGDSFVVEVSV, from the coding sequence ATGATCGGAATGGATCGCCATACCGGGCAACCCATCTCCGGCATTGAGCACCTGCGCCAGTCAATGGCTGATGTGTTGAGTACGTCACTCGGCAGTCGCCGGCACCGTCCGGAGTACGGCAGCAAGTTACGTTCTTACGTCGACATGCCGGTAAACGAAGGCTGGAAAAGCTCGGTACAGGCCGAGGCAGTCCGCGCCTTGCAGCGCTGGGAGTCGCGGCTAAAGCTGGAACGGGTCCGCGTGCTGTCGGTGCTGGGCGGCAAGGTCGAGTTGAGCCTGGCCGGTGAGTACCTGGGCGACAGTTTTGTGGTGGAGGTCAGTGTATGA
- a CDS encoding phage baseplate assembly protein V: protein MSYPSAEHDRMIAAMLMPCVVVGVDLAAAMVRVSAGEWTSAWVRWHSLAAGKARHWRAPSVGEQGVLFNPSGQAGMGTFIPGLYGNAGAQPDNRDHVETWRFDDGGSLVYDWEAKSYTVTVPSGQVITRVGPTESVTTDDSVTVTTVNIKLVAAVEIQGPLRVTEGVEVGGALHAVGDITSAGNILATGNSDNHHTH from the coding sequence ATGAGCTACCCCAGTGCTGAGCATGATCGGATGATTGCCGCCATGCTGATGCCATGTGTGGTGGTTGGCGTGGATCTGGCGGCGGCCATGGTGCGTGTGTCGGCCGGCGAGTGGACCAGTGCCTGGGTGCGCTGGCACAGCCTCGCGGCCGGCAAGGCGCGCCACTGGCGGGCGCCAAGTGTTGGTGAGCAGGGAGTGTTGTTCAACCCCAGCGGTCAAGCGGGCATGGGGACGTTCATTCCGGGGCTGTACGGCAATGCCGGTGCGCAACCGGATAACCGCGACCACGTCGAGACCTGGCGCTTCGATGATGGCGGTTCCCTGGTCTACGACTGGGAGGCCAAGAGCTACACCGTCACCGTGCCGAGTGGCCAGGTGATCACCAGGGTGGGCCCAACGGAATCGGTCACGACCGACGACAGCGTCACCGTAACCACGGTCAACATCAAGCTTGTCGCTGCTGTGGAAATACAGGGGCCGTTACGCGTAACGGAAGGCGTTGAAGTGGGCGGCGCCCTGCACGCGGTAGGAGACATCACCAGTGCCGGCAATATTCTGGCCACCGGGAACAGCGACAACCACCACACGCATTAA
- a CDS encoding baseplate J/gp47 family protein, which translates to MSTVVDLSALPAPDVLEPLDFEETYQEGLAIFRSYMGENWTATLESDPVTKLLEVGAYNKVGDRARVNDAGKALLLAHAIRSDLDHLGANVNLPRLVIQAEDLLAVPPVAKVMELDDPYRERIQLAYEGLTTAGPRNSYILHARNASGLVADATAESPSPCYVDVTVLSSEGRGVASPELLATVDAALNDEDVRPVADRVTVRGAQIIDYRIDAVLHMTGAGPEVDASLAEAKRRLAAWINPRKRLGVEVARSAVDAQLHVAGVSRVELIDWVDLAPTKAQAAYCLGYTVVLAGAT; encoded by the coding sequence ATGAGCACTGTCGTGGATCTGTCGGCGCTACCGGCGCCGGATGTGCTGGAACCGCTGGACTTCGAGGAAACCTATCAAGAGGGCTTGGCCATCTTTCGCAGCTACATGGGCGAAAACTGGACGGCGACGCTTGAGAGTGATCCGGTGACCAAGCTGTTGGAGGTTGGGGCGTACAACAAAGTCGGCGATCGGGCCCGGGTCAATGATGCCGGCAAGGCGCTGTTGCTCGCCCATGCCATCCGCAGTGATCTGGATCATCTGGGAGCCAACGTCAATTTGCCGCGGCTGGTGATCCAGGCGGAGGATCTGCTGGCCGTGCCGCCGGTGGCCAAGGTCATGGAGCTGGACGACCCCTATCGCGAGCGTATCCAGTTGGCCTATGAGGGGTTGACCACGGCGGGCCCGCGTAACAGCTACATCCTGCACGCACGCAACGCGTCAGGCCTGGTGGCGGATGCCACGGCGGAAAGTCCGTCGCCGTGCTATGTGGATGTCACGGTACTGAGTTCCGAAGGGAGGGGTGTGGCCAGTCCTGAGCTGCTGGCGACCGTTGATGCGGCGCTGAATGACGAGGATGTCCGGCCGGTGGCCGATCGGGTGACGGTGCGCGGCGCGCAAATCATCGACTACCGCATTGATGCGGTGTTGCATATGACCGGTGCAGGTCCCGAGGTCGACGCCAGTCTGGCCGAGGCCAAGCGGCGCCTGGCGGCGTGGATCAATCCCCGTAAACGCCTTGGGGTGGAGGTGGCGCGTTCGGCTGTTGACGCCCAGTTGCATGTTGCCGGCGTTTCCCGGGTCGAGCTGATCGACTGGGTCGACCTGGCCCCGACCAAGGCTCAGGCGGCTTACTGCTTGGGCTATACGGTGGTGCTGGCGGGTGCGACATGA